Proteins from a single region of Flavobacterium sp. K5-23:
- a CDS encoding SusC/RagA family TonB-linked outer membrane protein — translation MKTIYKKLLFLLLLLPFSILAQNTLSGSVLDKASGQPIPGVNVNIQGASNGVSTDFDGKFQLSNVKKGDKVVFSFIGYANTVITYNAQKDLKVSLEEDANLLNEVVVQVGYGSVRKKDATGSVALISSKDFNKGAITNTENLINGRVAGVVVTQGGRPGDGAAIRIRGGASLNASNDPLVVIDGLPVDKGLSSINPNDIESFSILKDASATAIYGSRGSNGVVLIKTKKGTKKDGVQYSFNSLTTVNTVAKKADVYSADEFRNLITTYVPTRTGLLGKSNTDWQDEIFHDGVTSANDLSMRGNLLGVMPTRLSLGYTKIDGVLATSAYDRKTVGLSLTPSFFDNHLNFEVNANYAYEKNRFADEGAIGAAISSDPTQAVYDPTSPFGGYHQSYTLNSPGNYTTFGASNPVGLLNQRSNWDRNNRIYGNVQMEYKLHFVDNLKAVVNAGIDKNEKKGTDVTERNARSGIYNSVLLGNNSSSWENTENTLLDGYLNYNKKYENTKVDFTTGYSYQNFELEKFSSSNTLLPIAEQKPDVETSPGVNLQAYYARLNLDFYDKYLLTVNYRHDGTSRFSEKNRWGNFPGVALAWKMSNENFLKESKVFSDVKLRLGWGVTGQQAIPSEYDYFKRYNLSGSPSGATYAFGNTYYQLGKPVGYNENLKWEETTTYNVGLDFGMFNDKLTGSIDVYNKVTKDLYAIVPEGALQNFRTAGGANIGDLTSKGAELGLNFNAIRSKDSNLSFNYNIAYNKVEITNLNGLEYFTGSVGLDQYTQIHKEGLAPSSFWLYEQVYDANGRPIEGVYVDNNGDGKITSLDKHAVNKPNADVTMGLLTNYNYKQWDFSMAWRTSLGNYVFDNVNASRGFISQSISDNNINAINNTTVDFNNTLFSQKRVESDYYVKDASWVKLDNITIGYLFQNPLGTKESTLRFYTGVQNVLTFSNYKGMDPEVFGKIDERGIDSTIYPRARMYMFGLNFNF, via the coding sequence ATGAAAACAATTTATAAAAAGTTGTTATTTTTATTACTTCTGCTACCTTTTAGTATTCTGGCTCAGAATACCCTAAGCGGATCAGTTCTTGATAAAGCATCAGGACAACCAATACCAGGAGTAAATGTAAATATACAAGGAGCCTCAAACGGGGTTTCAACAGATTTTGACGGAAAATTTCAATTGTCAAATGTTAAGAAAGGGGATAAAGTAGTTTTTTCTTTTATTGGATATGCAAACACAGTTATTACTTATAATGCGCAAAAAGATTTAAAGGTTTCTCTTGAAGAGGATGCAAACCTTTTAAATGAAGTAGTAGTTCAGGTAGGTTACGGTTCTGTTAGGAAAAAAGATGCGACAGGTTCAGTTGCTCTAATCTCTTCTAAAGACTTTAATAAAGGTGCTATAACAAATACTGAAAATTTAATTAACGGTAGAGTTGCTGGTGTTGTTGTGACACAAGGAGGTCGTCCTGGAGATGGGGCTGCAATACGTATTAGAGGTGGGGCATCGTTAAATGCTTCGAATGATCCTTTAGTAGTTATAGATGGTTTGCCAGTTGATAAGGGACTTTCATCTATTAATCCAAATGATATTGAATCGTTCTCAATCTTAAAAGATGCTTCTGCAACAGCAATATATGGTTCTCGTGGATCAAATGGAGTTGTATTAATTAAAACTAAAAAAGGTACTAAAAAAGACGGTGTTCAATACTCTTTCAATTCATTAACGACTGTAAATACTGTTGCTAAAAAAGCGGATGTGTATTCAGCTGATGAATTTAGAAATTTGATCACTACTTACGTTCCAACTCGTACGGGTCTATTAGGAAAAAGTAATACAGATTGGCAAGACGAAATATTTCATGATGGCGTAACTTCTGCTAATGATTTGTCTATGAGAGGGAATTTGTTAGGTGTAATGCCTACAAGATTATCATTAGGATATACAAAAATTGATGGAGTTTTAGCAACTTCTGCTTATGATAGAAAAACTGTTGGTTTGTCATTGACACCTTCTTTCTTTGATAATCATTTGAATTTTGAAGTAAATGCTAATTATGCATATGAAAAAAACAGATTTGCTGATGAAGGAGCAATTGGAGCAGCTATTTCTTCCGATCCTACTCAAGCTGTATATGATCCAACATCTCCTTTTGGAGGATATCATCAATCATACACTTTAAATTCACCTGGAAATTATACCACATTTGGTGCTTCTAATCCAGTAGGTTTATTAAATCAAAGAAGTAATTGGGATAGAAACAATAGAATCTACGGAAATGTTCAAATGGAATATAAATTGCATTTTGTGGATAATTTGAAAGCTGTTGTTAATGCAGGTATAGATAAAAATGAAAAGAAAGGAACTGATGTTACTGAAAGAAATGCCAGAAGTGGAATCTATAATTCAGTGCTTTTAGGAAATAACAGTTCTTCATGGGAAAATACCGAAAACACTCTTTTGGACGGTTATTTGAACTACAATAAAAAATACGAGAATACTAAAGTTGATTTTACAACTGGATATTCATATCAAAATTTTGAATTGGAGAAATTCAGTTCGTCAAATACTTTATTACCTATTGCCGAGCAAAAACCTGATGTTGAAACTAGCCCAGGGGTGAATTTACAGGCTTATTATGCTAGATTAAATTTAGATTTTTACGACAAATATTTGCTTACAGTAAATTACAGACATGATGGAACTTCAAGGTTTTCTGAAAAAAACAGATGGGGTAATTTCCCTGGAGTGGCATTAGCATGGAAAATGTCAAATGAAAATTTCTTGAAAGAGTCTAAAGTTTTTAGTGACGTAAAATTACGTTTAGGATGGGGTGTTACAGGTCAACAAGCTATTCCTTCAGAATATGATTATTTCAAGCGTTACAATCTTAGTGGCTCGCCATCAGGAGCAACATATGCTTTCGGAAATACGTATTATCAATTGGGTAAACCAGTAGGTTATAATGAGAATTTGAAATGGGAAGAGACTACCACTTATAACGTAGGTTTAGATTTTGGAATGTTTAATGATAAATTGACTGGATCGATTGATGTTTATAATAAAGTAACCAAAGATCTTTATGCAATTGTTCCTGAAGGTGCTTTGCAAAATTTCAGAACAGCTGGTGGTGCAAACATTGGTGATCTAACGTCAAAAGGAGCTGAATTAGGTTTGAATTTTAATGCAATTCGATCTAAAGATTCTAATTTAAGTTTTAATTATAATATCGCCTATAATAAAGTTGAGATAACTAATTTGAATGGATTAGAATACTTCACCGGTTCTGTTGGTTTGGATCAATATACACAAATTCACAAAGAAGGATTAGCACCATCATCATTTTGGTTATATGAGCAAGTGTATGATGCAAACGGTCGTCCTATAGAAGGGGTTTATGTTGACAATAATGGAGATGGTAAAATCACTTCATTGGATAAACATGCTGTTAACAAGCCAAATGCTGATGTTACAATGGGATTGCTAACGAATTATAATTACAAACAATGGGATTTTTCTATGGCTTGGAGAACTAGTTTAGGAAACTATGTTTTTGATAATGTTAATGCAAGCAGAGGTTTTATCTCGCAAAGTATTTCAGACAACAACATCAATGCAATTAATAATACTACGGTAGATTTTAATAATACCTTATTCAGTCAAAAAAGAGTTGAATCTGATTACTATGTAAAAGATGCTTCTTGGGTAAAATTGGATAATATTACAATAGGTTATTTATTCCAAAATCCTCTAGGGACTAAAGAGTCCACTTTGAGATTTTATACAGGAGTTCAAAATGTATTGACATTCTCAAATTACAAAGGGATGGATCCTGAAGTTTTTGGAAAGATAGATGAAAGAGGTATAGATAGTACAATCTATCCAAGAGCCAGAATGTACATGTTTGGACTAAACTTCAATTTTTAA
- a CDS encoding RagB/SusD family nutrient uptake outer membrane protein yields the protein MKKIKSINIKLLVLFGLFAFFASCTNDLNVVPKDDDDFTSEDFYSSPDSYKQFLAKIYAGLAVTGQKGPDGDSDIQGIDEGFGQYLRGYWQLQELPTDEAMVSWGDPTLPDLNNNTWNADNRFVKAFYSRVFFQVGVANEFLRETTDAKLDSRGVSASLKAEVKTFRAEARFLRALSYYHAVDLFGKVPFATEESAVGAKPIEKDRVFVFNYLVEELKAMNADLKPAKANEYGRADQIAAKMILAKLYLNSVVYTTVNRDAEALTVINEIISSPYSIANVPYSNLFLADNDRAAVQNEIIFPIRFDGTRTKTWGGTTFIIHASTGGWNSEMGVDGGWYGLAARKEFANVFSNLTGATDKRAIFDSSSPLTIGSVSDFFGSGGLKVKKFSNKTSTGSIGSNQTHVDTDFPLLRLADVYLMYAELAAKGFGTASKATAVGYVNVLRTRANAALITTTDLTSSFVLDERARELYWEGHRRQDLIRFGKFTGNSYNWEWKGNTQNGTGIDDKYKLFPIPQSELNTNTNLTQNTGY from the coding sequence ATGAAAAAAATAAAATCAATAAATATTAAATTGCTTGTACTTTTCGGGCTGTTTGCATTTTTTGCCTCTTGTACTAATGATTTAAATGTAGTGCCAAAAGACGACGATGATTTTACATCTGAGGATTTTTATTCAAGCCCAGATTCTTACAAACAATTTTTGGCAAAAATCTATGCTGGATTAGCGGTTACCGGTCAAAAAGGTCCTGATGGTGATTCAGATATTCAGGGAATAGATGAAGGTTTTGGTCAATATCTTAGAGGGTACTGGCAACTTCAGGAATTACCAACAGATGAAGCTATGGTTTCATGGGGTGATCCTACATTACCGGATTTAAATAATAATACTTGGAATGCCGATAATAGATTTGTTAAAGCATTCTATTCAAGAGTGTTTTTTCAGGTAGGAGTTGCTAATGAGTTTTTAAGAGAAACAACTGATGCTAAACTGGATTCAAGAGGTGTAAGTGCGTCATTAAAAGCAGAAGTTAAAACGTTTAGAGCCGAAGCAAGATTTTTAAGAGCGCTTTCTTATTACCATGCGGTTGACTTGTTTGGAAAAGTTCCTTTCGCAACTGAAGAATCAGCTGTTGGTGCAAAGCCTATTGAAAAAGACAGAGTTTTTGTTTTCAATTACTTAGTAGAGGAGTTAAAAGCAATGAATGCTGATTTAAAACCAGCGAAAGCCAATGAATATGGTAGGGCGGATCAAATTGCCGCAAAAATGATATTGGCAAAATTGTATTTAAATTCAGTTGTTTATACAACAGTAAATAGAGATGCAGAAGCACTTACGGTAATCAATGAAATAATAAGTTCTCCTTATAGTATAGCTAATGTTCCGTATAGCAATTTATTTCTTGCAGATAATGATAGAGCTGCAGTTCAGAACGAAATCATTTTTCCAATTCGATTTGACGGAACTAGGACTAAAACTTGGGGAGGGACTACATTTATAATTCATGCTTCTACTGGCGGTTGGAACTCAGAAATGGGTGTTGATGGTGGTTGGTATGGTTTAGCAGCTAGAAAAGAATTTGCAAACGTATTTTCTAATTTAACTGGAGCAACAGATAAAAGAGCCATTTTTGATTCTTCTTCACCTTTGACAATTGGTTCAGTATCTGACTTTTTTGGTTCTGGTGGATTAAAAGTTAAAAAATTCAGTAACAAAACATCAACAGGATCTATAGGAAGTAATCAAACACATGTTGATACAGATTTTCCATTATTAAGGTTAGCCGATGTGTATTTAATGTATGCTGAATTAGCCGCTAAAGGTTTTGGTACTGCTTCAAAAGCAACAGCTGTGGGTTATGTAAATGTTTTAAGAACTCGTGCTAATGCAGCACTTATTACTACAACAGATTTAACTTCTTCATTTGTTTTAGATGAAAGAGCTAGAGAATTGTATTGGGAAGGTCATAGAAGACAGGATTTAATTCGTTTTGGAAAATTTACTGGAAATTCATACAACTGGGAATGGAAAGGGAATACTCAAAATGGTACTGGTATTGATGATAAATACAAGTTGTTTCCAATTCCTCAATCAGAGTTAAACACAAATACTAATTTGACTCAAAATACTGGATATTAA
- a CDS encoding SusE domain-containing protein: protein MKKIFLNLFLVTAALISMVSCTDETLDPVATVAKNVELNTPAGGNYVLTASTAGATALTVKWSSADFGYSAAVTYSLQVVKATADFSSPQSFGLGSFNENTNSNYEKVLTQRQLNSMLLGAGGAIGASGDFKMRVVAVPSTQLATSSNGVTSMSKEVTFKGNPYDTYDEFDRIYVPGSYGSVSTFGFWDPANAARLFSANNNGKYEGFVWMNEATPAFKFTPTPDWPGDKGDLTENPNTFTTLGGKNIKPVDGAGTYFFTVDWAANTYTIGKRQVAIIGQATPNGWGAATYLDFDTNPASPYYRMYTKNLALVADEFLVRLKDDWSVKMGTLSGNGETISATTQNKIKLGGGNMKVPTAGNYKVVLDINNSANYNLRLIPN, encoded by the coding sequence ATGAAAAAAATATTTTTAAATTTATTTTTAGTAACCGCTGCTTTAATAAGCATGGTTTCCTGTACTGACGAAACGTTAGATCCAGTAGCTACAGTAGCTAAAAATGTTGAGTTAAACACTCCAGCTGGTGGAAATTACGTTTTGACAGCTTCTACTGCAGGTGCAACTGCTCTTACTGTGAAATGGTCATCTGCTGACTTTGGATATTCAGCTGCAGTGACTTACTCTTTACAAGTAGTAAAAGCAACTGCTGACTTTTCTAGTCCTCAATCATTTGGATTAGGTAGTTTTAATGAAAACACTAATTCTAATTACGAAAAAGTATTGACACAAAGACAATTGAACTCTATGCTTCTTGGAGCTGGAGGAGCGATTGGGGCTTCAGGCGATTTTAAAATGAGAGTTGTGGCAGTGCCATCTACTCAACTTGCGACTTCAAGTAACGGAGTTACTTCAATGTCTAAAGAGGTTACTTTTAAAGGGAATCCTTACGATACTTATGATGAGTTTGACAGGATTTATGTTCCTGGAAGCTATGGTTCAGTTAGTACTTTTGGGTTTTGGGATCCTGCTAATGCAGCAAGATTGTTTTCGGCAAATAATAATGGTAAATACGAAGGGTTTGTTTGGATGAATGAAGCTACACCTGCCTTTAAATTTACACCAACCCCTGATTGGCCTGGTGATAAAGGGGATCTTACTGAAAACCCAAATACTTTCACAACTCTTGGTGGGAAAAATATTAAACCGGTAGACGGTGCGGGTACTTATTTCTTTACTGTAGACTGGGCTGCGAATACTTATACTATAGGAAAAAGACAAGTTGCTATAATAGGTCAGGCTACTCCAAATGGATGGGGAGCAGCGACTTATTTAGATTTTGACACTAATCCAGCTTCTCCTTATTATAGAATGTATACTAAAAATTTAGCGTTAGTTGCTGATGAATTTTTAGTTCGTTTAAAAGATGACTGGTCTGTAAAAATGGGGACTTTATCTGGAAATGGTGAAACTATTTCTGCTACTACTCAAAATAAAATAAAATTAGGTGGAGGAAATATGAAAGTTCCAACTGCGGGTAATTACAAAGTGGTTTTAGATATAAACAATTCCGCTAATTACAATTTAAGGTTGATACCAAATTAA
- a CDS encoding alpha-amylase family glycosyl hydrolase: protein MKKTILLILFFLSITAFAQQQTVTYTISPAAFEETTAITITINGNSINEAAWGVTGNALYMWAWAFDLNDTTQKGTPLNGSWAASDEASRFTYNVGNDTYTKTITPTTYYNTTGIGRIGFLIKAKDGTGDKKSQDILAEVGLFQVTLTSPSENSSVFINSGGSLSIAANNTGGNASYNLKSNGFSINSNASTPSFAFNHTGILANQNYELEVTQGTTVITKKFSVIVNPNTVSQTMASGLLDGINYNTADATKATLVLDAPGKDFIYVAGSFNNWQPTTAYSMKKDASTGKFWLELTGLTSGMNYTYQYWVVDETPIANSPKLVKTADPYSTLVLSPFDDSGISAVNYPNLPAYPLGQDREVTVLKTGQTPYVWSASTTNFVKPEKEKLVVYELLVRDFDANRSYQNLIDRIDYFKNLKINAIELLPVMEYEGNESWGYNTSFHMALDKFYGTSDKLKEFVDLCHQNGIAVILDVALNHAFGRNPMVRMWMNDPDGDGWGSPTAENPYFNTVAKHSYSVGEDFNHQQPRTKNYVKRVIKHWIEEYKIDGFRWDLTKGFTQNAQGSDALTDQYQQDRVDVLKDYADYSWGLDPTHYTIFEHLGSDNEEQQWANYKINETPSKGIMMWGKMTNEYNQLTMGYNSSNSIDRMNSAAHGFTKNRLMGYAESHDEERLMYKNLQYGNTSNSAHNVKNVNVALSRMSALGAVSLLVPGPKMIWHFGELGMENSIFMCNNGSVNTDSDATAGDCKLDTKPQPQWTGNWLTNGSRNQIYNDWAKMITLKSTEPVFLGTAVISSVNTVTPNIKITNNTLAASQLKDVLILSNFDVSSQNVATGFPYTGTWYNLMDNTSFEVTNVNATISIPAGGFLIIGNKVASLAVADFEKTDGIVLYPNPVVDYFILNKESTKIEIYSISGQLVKTFVGINSSENQYDVSDLNQGLYVVKTFDENNKIQVMKFIKK from the coding sequence ATGAAAAAAACTATTCTTTTAATATTATTTTTTCTGTCAATTACCGCTTTTGCCCAGCAACAAACGGTCACCTACACCATCAGTCCAGCTGCATTTGAAGAAACGACGGCCATTACCATTACTATCAACGGGAACAGTATTAATGAGGCAGCTTGGGGGGTTACAGGGAACGCATTGTATATGTGGGCTTGGGCGTTTGATTTAAATGACACCACTCAAAAAGGAACTCCACTTAATGGTTCTTGGGCGGCTTCTGATGAAGCGAGTAGATTTACCTATAATGTGGGGAATGATACCTATACTAAGACCATAACACCTACGACTTATTACAACACAACAGGGATAGGAAGAATTGGTTTTTTAATTAAAGCCAAAGACGGAACGGGAGACAAAAAATCACAAGACATTCTTGCAGAAGTTGGATTGTTTCAAGTGACATTGACTTCTCCTTCTGAAAATAGTTCCGTTTTTATAAATTCCGGGGGGAGCTTGAGTATCGCCGCAAACAATACAGGTGGGAATGCTAGTTATAATTTAAAATCAAATGGTTTCAGCATCAATTCGAATGCTAGTACACCTAGTTTTGCTTTTAATCACACGGGTATTTTAGCGAATCAAAATTATGAACTTGAGGTGACTCAAGGCACAACTGTTATAACTAAAAAATTTAGTGTAATTGTGAATCCCAATACAGTGTCTCAAACAATGGCTTCAGGATTGCTTGACGGAATCAATTACAACACAGCCGATGCTACAAAAGCGACGTTGGTATTAGACGCGCCAGGAAAGGATTTTATTTATGTAGCGGGTAGTTTCAACAATTGGCAACCAACGACAGCTTATTCAATGAAGAAAGATGCGTCAACTGGAAAATTCTGGTTGGAACTAACTGGATTAACCTCTGGGATGAATTATACTTATCAATACTGGGTGGTTGATGAAACTCCAATTGCGAATTCTCCAAAATTAGTCAAAACAGCTGACCCTTATTCGACTTTAGTATTGTCTCCTTTTGACGATTCGGGTATTTCTGCTGTTAATTATCCTAATCTTCCTGCATATCCTCTTGGGCAAGACAGGGAGGTGACTGTATTGAAAACAGGGCAAACTCCTTATGTTTGGAGTGCGTCTACCACAAATTTCGTGAAACCTGAAAAAGAAAAACTGGTTGTTTATGAGCTTTTGGTTCGGGATTTCGATGCAAATAGAAGTTATCAAAATTTGATTGACCGAATTGATTATTTCAAAAATTTGAAGATTAACGCAATTGAGTTATTACCGGTTATGGAATATGAGGGTAATGAAAGTTGGGGATACAACACTTCTTTTCATATGGCTTTGGATAAGTTTTACGGAACTTCAGATAAGCTAAAAGAATTTGTTGATTTGTGTCATCAAAATGGTATTGCAGTTATTCTTGATGTAGCCTTAAATCACGCTTTTGGGAGGAATCCTATGGTGAGAATGTGGATGAATGATCCCGATGGCGATGGCTGGGGTTCGCCTACAGCTGAAAATCCTTATTTCAATACTGTTGCAAAACACAGTTATAGTGTTGGGGAGGATTTTAATCACCAACAACCAAGAACGAAAAATTACGTAAAAAGAGTGATAAAGCATTGGATTGAAGAGTATAAAATTGATGGTTTTCGTTGGGATTTAACCAAAGGATTTACGCAAAATGCTCAAGGAAGTGATGCGTTAACGGATCAATATCAACAAGACAGAGTTGATGTTTTAAAAGATTATGCAGATTATTCTTGGGGTCTGGATCCAACACATTATACGATTTTTGAACATTTAGGTTCTGATAATGAGGAGCAGCAATGGGCTAATTATAAAATTAATGAAACCCCATCTAAAGGAATTATGATGTGGGGTAAGATGACAAATGAATACAACCAGTTAACTATGGGGTATAATTCCAGTAATAGCATTGATAGAATGAATAGTGCCGCCCATGGATTTACAAAAAACAGGTTGATGGGTTATGCTGAAAGCCATGACGAGGAACGATTGATGTATAAAAATTTACAATACGGGAATACCTCAAATTCTGCCCATAATGTAAAAAATGTAAACGTTGCTTTGTCAAGAATGTCAGCTTTAGGTGCTGTTAGTTTACTTGTTCCTGGACCAAAAATGATTTGGCATTTTGGAGAGTTGGGAATGGAGAACTCTATTTTTATGTGTAATAACGGATCTGTAAATACGGATAGTGATGCAACGGCCGGAGATTGTAAACTAGACACAAAACCACAGCCACAATGGACAGGAAATTGGTTGACTAACGGTAGTAGAAACCAAATCTATAACGACTGGGCTAAAATGATTACTTTGAAATCAACAGAACCCGTGTTTTTAGGGACTGCAGTGATTTCAAGTGTAAATACGGTAACACCTAATATTAAAATCACTAATAATACTTTGGCAGCATCGCAACTAAAAGATGTTTTGATTCTATCAAATTTTGATGTTAGTTCCCAAAATGTAGCTACAGGTTTTCCGTATACAGGGACTTGGTATAATTTAATGGATAATACTTCTTTTGAGGTTACTAATGTTAATGCAACGATTAGTATTCCTGCTGGTGGGTTTCTGATTATTGGGAATAAAGTCGCTTCTTTAGCTGTAGCTGATTTTGAAAAAACGGATGGAATCGTTTTATATCCAAATCCGGTTGTTGATTATTTTATTTTAAACAAGGAAAGTACAAAAATTGAAATTTATTCAATTTCCGGTCAGTTAGTAAAAACCTTTGTTGGAATTAACTCTAGTGAAAATCAATATGATGTGAGTGATTTAAATCAGGGGCTTTATGTTGTAAAAACATTCGATGAAAACAATAAAATTCAGGTAATGAAGTTTATTAAAAAATAA
- a CDS encoding type III pantothenate kinase, with the protein MILAIDVGNTRIKAAVFEADILQEFFIFDKNELRDNIEKILKIFKSISHLVVSSVGDVDKNMFLEFSKTTTVHFISHDDAFPFFNKYKTPHTLGIDRMVLAAGATLKYPKRNRLVIDAGTCVTYDFIDQEDNYQGGAISPGLRLRYESLHSYTANLPLLTLESSVSFVGKTTSESMHSGVVNGFVFEIDGFIDRYKEKYSNFIIILTGGDAEFLAKRLKNTIFANSNFLLESLNQTLQYKIKND; encoded by the coding sequence ATGATTCTAGCTATTGATGTAGGGAATACAAGAATTAAAGCTGCTGTATTTGAGGCTGATATCCTTCAGGAGTTTTTTATTTTTGATAAAAATGAGCTTCGAGATAATATTGAAAAAATTCTAAAAATTTTTAAATCCATATCTCATTTGGTTGTTTCATCAGTAGGTGACGTGGATAAAAATATGTTTTTGGAATTTTCGAAAACAACAACAGTTCATTTTATTTCTCACGACGACGCTTTTCCTTTTTTTAACAAATATAAAACACCGCATACATTAGGTATTGATAGAATGGTGCTGGCTGCAGGTGCGACTTTGAAATATCCGAAAAGGAATAGACTAGTCATTGATGCGGGTACCTGTGTCACTTATGATTTTATAGATCAAGAAGATAATTATCAAGGAGGTGCAATATCGCCAGGCTTGCGATTAAGATACGAATCCTTACATTCCTATACTGCAAATCTACCTTTATTGACTTTAGAATCTTCGGTGTCTTTTGTAGGAAAGACAACATCTGAATCAATGCATTCTGGTGTTGTAAACGGTTTTGTATTCGAAATTGATGGTTTTATTGATAGATATAAAGAGAAATATTCAAATTTTATAATAATTTTAACGGGTGGGGATGCAGAATTTTTGGCTAAACGATTAAAAAATACCATATTTGCCAATTCAAATTTCCTTTTGGAAAGTTTGAACCAAACTCTTCAATATAAAATCAAAAATGATTAA
- the lptC gene encoding LPS export ABC transporter periplasmic protein LptC, which translates to MALIKKYIIISVVTVFTVTLFFGCESNFKEVQKINFTEFTPNGDADNVNLKYTDSGRITSVLISSKMLDFTTISFPFTEFPKGIDVTFYDKNGKKTRITSNYAVSYKSTSIIDLKGKVKIASEEGQTLETEQLFFDQKNEWFFTEKKFKFTDLKGVSNGQGIDFSKDFKVINSQRITGEVLTAN; encoded by the coding sequence ATGGCTTTAATAAAAAAATACATAATAATTTCAGTAGTCACAGTTTTCACTGTGACTCTGTTTTTTGGATGCGAGAGTAATTTTAAAGAAGTGCAGAAAATCAACTTTACGGAGTTTACGCCAAACGGTGACGCTGACAACGTGAATTTAAAATACACTGATTCAGGACGTATTACGTCTGTTTTGATAAGCTCTAAAATGCTTGATTTCACAACGATTAGTTTTCCTTTTACGGAGTTTCCAAAAGGAATTGACGTTACCTTTTATGATAAAAATGGAAAAAAAACCCGTATTACCTCTAATTATGCTGTTTCCTATAAAAGCACCAGTATTATTGATTTGAAGGGGAAAGTGAAAATAGCTTCTGAAGAAGGGCAAACACTGGAAACAGAGCAGCTATTCTTTGATCAGAAAAACGAATGGTTTTTTACTGAAAAAAAGTTTAAATTTACAGATCTGAAGGGAGTTTCTAATGGACAAGGTATAGATTTTAGTAAAGATTTTAAAGTTATAAATTCTCAAAGAATAACAGGCGAGGTCCTAACCGCCAATTAA